A DNA window from Parabacteroides johnsonii DSM 18315 contains the following coding sequences:
- a CDS encoding TolC family protein: MKQISSILLSCLLLLPAGMKAEGNAPKQWTLRDCIDYALEHNITIQRNRISAESAQEDVKTAKADFLPSLSGNISQRIVNRPNSASGTIISGDNITTSESKTSYNGSYGIDANWTVYNGSKRVNTVKQQKLNNRIAELNVDESENSIEENITQLYVQILYSAEAVEVNRSTLEVSRKQYERGQVLFNVGSIASSDLAQLEAQVSSDNYQLVTSEATLQDYKLQLKQLLELDGDIEMDLYLPQLDDSNVLTPLPSKDDVYNTALSLRPEIEAGKLNVETSDLSIKMARAGYLPTLSLSAGIGSTNANGSDFSFSEQVKRNWNNSLGLTLSIPIFDKRQTKSSINKAKLQKQTSQLDLLDNQKTLYKTIENLWLAANSAQQQYVAASQKLKSTETSYSLVSEQFNVGMKNTVELLTEKNNLLSAQQETLQAKYTAILNAGLLRFYQGEEINLF; encoded by the coding sequence ATGAAACAGATTTCTTCCATACTCCTCTCCTGCCTGCTCCTCCTGCCCGCCGGGATGAAAGCAGAGGGAAACGCACCCAAGCAATGGACGCTTCGCGATTGCATCGATTATGCGCTGGAGCATAACATCACCATACAGCGAAACCGTATCAGTGCTGAAAGTGCCCAAGAAGACGTAAAGACAGCCAAGGCGGATTTCCTACCCTCCCTGAGCGGAAACATCAGCCAGCGAATCGTTAACCGCCCGAACAGTGCAAGCGGCACCATCATCAGCGGCGATAACATCACGACAAGCGAAAGCAAGACTTCGTACAACGGTAGCTATGGCATCGATGCCAACTGGACCGTGTATAACGGCAGCAAGCGGGTGAACACCGTCAAGCAGCAAAAGCTGAACAACCGCATCGCCGAGCTGAACGTGGACGAAAGCGAAAACTCGATCGAAGAGAATATCACCCAACTGTATGTGCAGATCCTCTATTCCGCCGAAGCCGTCGAGGTGAACCGGTCGACACTGGAAGTAAGCCGGAAACAATACGAACGGGGACAGGTACTGTTCAACGTCGGGAGCATTGCTTCGAGCGACCTCGCCCAATTGGAAGCACAAGTCAGCAGCGACAACTACCAGTTAGTGACTTCCGAAGCGACCTTGCAGGATTACAAATTGCAACTGAAGCAGCTATTGGAACTCGACGGAGACATCGAGATGGATCTCTACCTGCCACAGTTGGATGACAGCAACGTCCTGACTCCACTCCCCTCAAAAGATGATGTCTACAACACCGCCCTCAGCCTCCGTCCCGAAATAGAAGCAGGAAAGCTGAACGTAGAAACCTCGGACCTGAGCATCAAGATGGCACGTGCAGGCTACCTCCCGACCTTAAGCCTCAGCGCAGGCATCGGAAGCACGAATGCCAACGGCAGCGACTTCAGTTTCAGCGAACAGGTCAAGCGGAACTGGAACAACTCGCTGGGACTGACTCTCAGCATCCCCATCTTCGACAAGCGGCAGACAAAAAGTTCCATCAACAAGGCTAAGTTGCAAAAGCAGACCAGCCAGCTGGACCTGCTGGACAACCAGAAGACACTCTACAAGACTATCGAAAACCTCTGGTTGGCTGCCAACAGTGCACAGCAGCAATACGTGGCAGCTTCACAGAAGTTGAAGAGTACGGAAACCAGTTACTCTCTCGTCAGCGAACAGTTTAACGTCGGCATGAAAAATACAGTAGAGTTGCTCACAGAAAAAAATAATCTGTTAAGCGCACAGCAGGAAACACTCCAGGCCAAATATACGGCCATACTGAACGCAGGCTTATTGCGCTTCTACCAGGGAGAAGAGATCAATTTATTCTAA
- a CDS encoding sensor histidine kinase, whose amino-acid sequence METTETMQTLPAPPFKGMGKLIHIAAWAILFGLPFFFTGRESQTVTVLSYMRSMIVPLSFVLVFYANYFVLIDHFLFSKHPWKFLLCNVVLIAAAMGAVHLMFELLPHPEWAHPRPEREWQEIVGFFMVNAMLYMLVAGLSVAIKMTGSWYQMESSRRELEKSRAEAELQNLKSQLNPHFLFNTLNNIYSLIAFSPERAQEAVHDLSRLLRYVLYDSSQPMVPLEKELDFIRNYVELMRIRLPEHVKLTTDISAATPETLVAPLLFISLIENAFKHGVSHNKPSFIDLKIHQEGTRIVCSIRNSHFPKDNGQDKSGSGIGLQNLSRRLELLYPSHHIFTYGQKGDEYVCLLELQA is encoded by the coding sequence ATGGAAACAACAGAGACAATGCAGACACTACCGGCTCCCCCCTTTAAGGGGATGGGGAAACTGATTCATATTGCAGCCTGGGCGATTCTCTTCGGGCTGCCATTCTTCTTCACCGGACGCGAGTCGCAGACGGTGACAGTTCTGAGCTATATGCGCTCCATGATCGTCCCGTTGTCGTTCGTGCTCGTATTCTATGCCAACTATTTTGTGCTGATCGACCATTTCCTGTTCTCGAAGCATCCCTGGAAATTCTTGCTATGCAATGTCGTACTGATCGCCGCTGCAATGGGAGCCGTCCATCTGATGTTCGAACTGCTCCCGCACCCCGAATGGGCACATCCGAGACCGGAAAGGGAATGGCAGGAGATAGTCGGCTTTTTTATGGTGAACGCCATGCTGTATATGCTGGTGGCAGGGCTAAGCGTCGCCATCAAGATGACCGGAAGCTGGTATCAGATGGAATCGTCGCGCCGGGAGTTGGAGAAAAGCCGTGCCGAAGCGGAATTGCAGAACCTAAAGAGCCAGTTGAACCCGCATTTTCTCTTCAACACGTTGAATAACATCTACAGTCTGATCGCTTTCAGCCCGGAGAGGGCGCAAGAGGCCGTGCACGACCTGAGCCGCCTGCTCCGCTACGTGCTCTACGACAGCAGCCAGCCGATGGTTCCGTTGGAGAAGGAACTCGACTTTATCCGGAACTATGTGGAACTGATGCGTATCCGCCTGCCGGAACATGTGAAACTGACTACCGACATATCGGCTGCCACGCCTGAAACCCTAGTGGCACCTCTCCTCTTCATCTCCCTGATCGAGAACGCTTTCAAGCATGGGGTAAGTCACAACAAACCCTCTTTTATCGACCTGAAGATTCACCAGGAAGGAACACGGATCGTCTGCTCCATCCGCAACAGCCACTTCCCGAAAGATAACGGGCAGGACAAGAGCGGTTCCGGTATAGGGCTTCAAAACCTCAGCCGACGGCTGGAATTATTGTATCCGTCTCATCATATTTTTACTTACGGGCAAAAGGGGGACGAATATGTCTGCCTGTTAGAGTTGCAGGCATAA
- the dacB gene encoding D-alanyl-D-alanine carboxypeptidase/D-alanyl-D-alanine endopeptidase, giving the protein MIRNKIVPLCLLICFHLLAGAQTPAPVKRLLQAPYMRGASFSLVVKDVQDGRTVYSYDTERLQSPASVLKTVATATALELLGEDYRYPTMLEYDGILENGTLKGNLYIKGSGDPSLGSSHFAPGQNKFLTTWIAALQKAGIRHITGSVISDESIFDTEGASIKWLREDMGNYYAPGSYGLSIFDNMYKLSLQTGLAGTRPTLKGTEPDIPFIRFKNYLETAPVASDSAYIIGAPLEDVRYLYGVLPANRETYVLKGDIPDPALYLAHYLTDQLQRKGIRVDGAPSCHHIETEENRWKKGERKEIVTTYSPTLREIASVCNHVSHNLYADALVKTVGLQYKPRRNEVISSFGRGVRVVKDYWEKKGLDVFPLRMNDGSGLAPADKVSAGFMGELLVYMATESAVSDAFLSSLPQAGIEGSVRNFLKGSKLQGKARLKSGGITGVRSYAGYITKDGKTYAVAVFSNNYSCSMSRMTGALERLLLQLL; this is encoded by the coding sequence ATGATACGAAACAAAATAGTACCGCTTTGCCTGCTGATTTGCTTCCATTTGCTTGCCGGTGCACAGACTCCCGCTCCTGTTAAACGGTTATTGCAGGCCCCTTATATGCGGGGAGCCTCTTTTTCTCTGGTTGTAAAAGATGTGCAGGATGGAAGAACAGTCTACAGTTATGATACGGAACGGCTGCAATCGCCCGCTTCGGTATTGAAAACGGTTGCCACGGCGACAGCACTCGAGCTTTTGGGAGAAGACTACCGTTATCCGACCATGCTGGAATATGACGGAATACTGGAAAATGGTACGTTGAAGGGGAACCTCTATATAAAAGGCAGTGGCGATCCCTCCCTGGGCTCTTCGCATTTCGCACCAGGACAGAACAAGTTCCTGACCACCTGGATAGCCGCTTTGCAGAAGGCCGGCATCAGGCATATAACAGGATCGGTCATATCGGACGAAAGCATCTTCGATACCGAAGGCGCTTCTATCAAATGGCTCCGGGAAGATATGGGAAACTATTATGCCCCCGGAAGTTACGGTCTTTCCATCTTCGATAACATGTATAAGTTATCGTTGCAAACAGGGCTTGCCGGGACGCGACCTACCTTGAAGGGGACGGAACCGGATATTCCCTTTATCCGATTTAAGAACTACCTGGAAACTGCTCCGGTTGCTTCGGACAGTGCCTATATTATTGGTGCTCCGCTCGAGGACGTGCGCTACCTGTATGGTGTCCTGCCGGCAAACCGGGAGACGTATGTCTTGAAAGGAGATATCCCCGATCCTGCTTTGTACCTGGCACACTATCTGACGGATCAGCTTCAGCGGAAGGGCATACGGGTGGACGGGGCTCCTTCCTGCCACCATATCGAGACGGAGGAAAACCGATGGAAGAAGGGAGAACGGAAAGAGATTGTCACGACCTATTCGCCCACCCTGCGGGAGATCGCAAGCGTGTGCAACCATGTCAGCCATAACCTCTATGCGGATGCTTTGGTCAAAACGGTCGGATTGCAATATAAACCGCGCAGGAACGAAGTGATCTCTTCGTTCGGTCGCGGCGTGCGGGTAGTGAAAGATTATTGGGAGAAGAAAGGTCTGGATGTCTTCCCGCTCCGGATGAACGACGGTAGCGGCCTGGCTCCGGCAGATAAGGTGTCGGCCGGGTTTATGGGAGAACTGCTGGTCTATATGGCGACGGAGTCTGCCGTCTCGGATGCTTTCCTGTCTTCTTTACCGCAAGCCGGGATAGAAGGATCGGTGCGCAATTTCCTAAAAGGATCGAAGTTGCAGGGCAAAGCCCGCCTGAAAAGTGGAGGTATTACGGGTGTTAGAAGTTATGCCGGCTATATTACGAAAGATGGAAAGACGTATGCGGTAGCCGTTTTCTCGAATAACTATTCTTGTTCTATGAGTCGGATGACGGGGGCGTTGGAAAGGCTGCTGTTGCAACTTTTGTAA
- a CDS encoding ABC transporter ATP-binding protein, which yields MKEIIKLDNIKRDFKVGDETVHALRGVSFTIYEGEFVTIMGTSGSGKSTLLNTLGCLDTPTSGEYYLDGTSVRTMGKNARATLRNRKIGFVFQNYNLLPKTTAVENVELPLMYNPSYSAADRHKKAVESLVAVGLGDRLMHKSNQMSGGQMQRVAIARALVNDPAVILADEATGNLDTRTSFEILVLFQKLHAEGRTIIFVTHNPEIAQYSSRNITLRDGHVTSDTVNKNILNAAEALAQLPKNED from the coding sequence ATGAAAGAGATAATCAAATTAGATAACATCAAGCGCGACTTTAAGGTCGGAGACGAAACAGTCCACGCCTTGCGTGGCGTCTCCTTCACAATATACGAAGGAGAATTTGTCACCATCATGGGGACATCCGGCTCCGGCAAGAGCACCCTGCTGAACACGTTGGGTTGCCTGGATACACCGACGAGCGGGGAATATTACCTCGACGGCACATCGGTCCGCACAATGGGCAAAAATGCTCGTGCCACCCTGCGCAACCGCAAGATCGGATTCGTCTTCCAGAATTACAATCTGCTGCCTAAAACGACAGCAGTCGAGAACGTGGAGCTACCCTTGATGTACAACCCATCCTACAGTGCAGCTGACCGCCATAAGAAAGCTGTCGAATCGCTGGTTGCCGTCGGTCTGGGCGACCGGCTGATGCATAAGAGCAACCAGATGTCCGGCGGACAGATGCAACGCGTCGCCATCGCCCGGGCACTGGTAAATGATCCCGCCGTCATCCTCGCTGATGAAGCGACCGGAAATCTCGATACCCGTACCTCCTTCGAGATACTGGTCCTTTTTCAAAAACTGCATGCCGAGGGACGTACCATCATATTCGTGACTCACAACCCGGAGATCGCCCAGTACAGCAGCCGCAACATCACGTTGCGCGACGGACATGTCACCTCCGATACAGTCAACAAGAATATCCTGAACGCAGCGGAAGCATTGGCACAGTTGCCAAAGAATGAAGATTAA
- a CDS encoding efflux RND transporter periplasmic adaptor subunit: MNKKKLIIGIVGVLVVAGGIWFFTGKTSKGGIQLETAKVGRSSISNTVTATGTVEPVTEVEVGTQVSGIIDKLYADYNDVVKAGQLIAEMDKVNLKAELASAEAQLASSKSEYEYQQKNYARNKILFEKKLISDSDYETSTYNYEKAKAAYEQNQAAMVKVNRNLEYATITSPIDGVVINRAVEEGQTVAAGFETPTLFTIAADLTKMQVIADVDEADIGNVENGQRVSFTVDAYPNDVFEGTVMQIRLGDSESTSSSSSTSTSTVVTYEVVISADNPDLKLKPRLTANVTIFTLERDNVLTVPTKSLRFVPDAPMLTQQGYIISEAGIEAPAGKRLVWIKNGQELKPKAVSVGSTSGNMIEITDGLNEGEELVVDLEASFAAPVAEAETERSPFMPGPPGSNKNKKNAK, translated from the coding sequence ATGAACAAGAAGAAACTAATTATCGGTATAGTAGGTGTACTGGTCGTAGCCGGAGGCATCTGGTTCTTCACAGGCAAAACATCGAAAGGCGGCATCCAACTCGAAACCGCCAAAGTGGGCCGCAGTTCCATCTCGAACACGGTAACGGCAACCGGAACAGTCGAGCCGGTAACGGAAGTTGAAGTCGGTACGCAGGTATCCGGCATCATCGACAAGTTGTATGCAGACTACAACGACGTAGTCAAAGCAGGGCAGTTGATCGCCGAAATGGACAAGGTCAACCTGAAAGCCGAACTCGCATCCGCCGAGGCACAGCTGGCAAGCAGCAAAAGCGAATACGAGTACCAGCAGAAGAATTATGCCCGCAACAAGATCCTCTTCGAAAAGAAACTGATCAGCGACTCGGACTATGAAACGTCCACATACAACTACGAGAAGGCAAAAGCCGCCTACGAACAGAACCAGGCGGCAATGGTCAAAGTGAACCGTAACCTCGAATATGCAACTATCACCAGCCCGATCGATGGTGTCGTGATCAACCGTGCCGTTGAAGAAGGACAGACCGTGGCCGCCGGTTTCGAAACCCCGACTCTGTTCACCATCGCGGCCGACCTGACCAAAATGCAAGTGATCGCAGACGTAGACGAAGCCGATATAGGCAACGTAGAAAACGGGCAACGCGTCTCCTTCACCGTCGACGCCTATCCGAACGACGTATTCGAAGGCACAGTCATGCAAATCCGCCTCGGCGACAGCGAAAGCACCAGCAGTTCTTCTTCCACTTCGACCTCAACAGTCGTTACTTATGAAGTAGTGATATCAGCCGACAATCCCGACCTGAAATTGAAGCCACGCCTGACAGCCAACGTAACGATCTTCACGCTGGAACGCGATAACGTGCTGACAGTCCCGACCAAGTCGCTCCGCTTCGTGCCAGATGCACCAATGTTGACGCAACAGGGATACATCATCTCCGAAGCCGGCATAGAAGCCCCTGCCGGGAAACGTCTCGTATGGATCAAGAACGGACAGGAGTTGAAACCGAAAGCCGTTTCCGTAGGTTCCACCAGCGGAAACATGATCGAGATAACCGACGGCCTGAACGAAGGCGAAGAGTTGGTTGTCGATCTCGAAGCCTCCTTCGCAGCCCCAGTCGCCGAAGCCGAAACGGAAAGAAGCCCGTTCATGCCAGGCCCTCCGGGAAGCAACAAGAATAAAAAGAATGCCAAGTAG
- a CDS encoding LytR/AlgR family response regulator transcription factor, with protein MTLTCAIIDDEPLAISLLESYVNKTPFLRLAGKFSSALEALPVLSAQPVELLFLDIQMPELSGMEFSRILEADTRIIFTTAFEQYALDSYKVNALDYLLKPISYPDFLKAANKALQWYEHMQVPATEIESIFIKTEYKQVQIELRKILYIEGLKDYVKIFIEDEPHPILSLMSMKSLEEMLPTSRFIRVHRSFIVQPEKIKVIERNRIVFGKEHIPISDNYKPRLVEFLAQRALNFN; from the coding sequence ATGACGTTAACGTGTGCAATCATCGATGACGAGCCACTGGCTATCAGTCTGCTGGAAAGTTATGTAAACAAGACTCCGTTCCTCCGCTTGGCGGGTAAGTTCAGCAGTGCCCTCGAGGCATTGCCTGTATTGAGCGCCCAGCCAGTGGAGCTGCTTTTCCTCGATATCCAGATGCCTGAGTTGAGCGGCATGGAATTCTCGCGGATACTGGAGGCAGACACCCGCATCATCTTTACGACGGCTTTCGAACAGTATGCTCTCGACAGCTACAAAGTGAACGCTCTTGACTATCTGCTGAAACCGATCAGTTACCCGGACTTCCTCAAGGCGGCCAACAAGGCGTTACAATGGTACGAGCATATGCAAGTACCTGCAACAGAGATCGAGTCGATCTTCATCAAGACTGAATATAAACAGGTACAGATCGAACTGCGCAAGATACTCTACATCGAAGGGCTGAAAGACTATGTCAAGATCTTTATCGAGGACGAACCGCATCCCATCCTTTCGCTGATGAGCATGAAATCGCTGGAAGAGATGCTGCCGACAAGCCGTTTTATCCGCGTACACCGTTCCTTTATCGTACAGCCGGAAAAGATCAAGGTGATCGAACGGAACCGGATCGTGTTCGGCAAAGAGCATATCCCGATCTCCGACAACTACAAACCAAGGCTTGTCGAGTTTCTGGCGCAACGGGCACTTAATTTCAATTGA
- a CDS encoding chromate transporter: MYWTLFLTFVKIGTFTIGGGYAMLPLIQREVVDKGWLSKEDFIDLFSVAQSLPGIFAVNISIFVGYKLKKVPGGVVCALGSILPSFIIILAIALFFTHIQDNVWVEKAFKGLRPAVVALIAVPCLTTARSIKMSYKELIIPIAAALLIWQGGLSPVWIILAAIIGGLVYGLKIKKD, encoded by the coding sequence ATGTACTGGACACTTTTTCTGACATTCGTCAAAATAGGGACTTTCACTATCGGGGGGGGGTATGCAATGCTGCCCCTGATACAGCGGGAAGTGGTAGATAAAGGATGGCTTTCGAAAGAAGATTTTATCGACCTCTTCTCCGTAGCCCAATCTTTGCCCGGCATTTTTGCCGTGAACATCTCTATTTTTGTAGGATATAAGCTAAAAAAAGTGCCGGGTGGCGTTGTTTGCGCTTTGGGAAGCATCCTTCCCTCTTTTATTATTATATTGGCGATCGCCTTGTTCTTCACCCATATCCAAGACAACGTATGGGTAGAGAAAGCATTCAAAGGATTGCGTCCGGCGGTCGTTGCCCTGATTGCCGTACCTTGTCTGACAACGGCACGTTCGATCAAGATGAGTTACAAAGAGTTGATTATCCCTATCGCTGCCGCATTGCTGATCTGGCAGGGAGGATTGTCTCCTGTGTGGATTATTCTGGCTGCCATCATAGGAGGACTTGTTTACGGACTGAAAATAAAGAAAGACTGA
- a CDS encoding chromate transporter — protein sequence MIWLQLFYVYLKIGIFGFGGGYAMLSLIQADVVDRYGWISSQEFTDIVAISQMTPGPIGINSATYIGYTAIHNAGYSPAMAILGSCLTTFAVCLPSFLLVLAISYAFAKFRNNKYVAAAFYGLRPATVGLIAAAALLLMNSENFIDYKSFLIFGSAFILTWKFKINPILMIILAGIAGIVFY from the coding sequence ATGATCTGGTTGCAATTATTTTATGTATATCTGAAAATCGGAATATTCGGTTTCGGTGGTGGCTATGCAATGCTCTCCTTGATACAGGCAGACGTGGTGGACCGCTACGGATGGATCTCATCACAGGAATTTACAGATATCGTCGCAATCTCACAGATGACACCCGGCCCGATCGGGATCAACAGTGCAACTTATATCGGTTATACAGCCATCCACAACGCCGGCTATTCGCCCGCGATGGCCATCTTAGGTTCCTGCCTGACGACATTTGCCGTCTGCCTACCCTCTTTCCTGTTAGTGCTGGCTATCTCATACGCCTTTGCCAAATTCAGGAACAACAAATATGTAGCAGCCGCGTTCTACGGCCTTCGTCCGGCTACAGTCGGCTTGATTGCCGCCGCCGCCCTGCTGTTGATGAACAGCGAGAACTTCATCGACTATAAAAGCTTCCTGATCTTCGGAAGCGCATTCATCCTCACCTGGAAGTTCAAGATCAATCCGATCCTGATGATCATCCTGGCAGGGATTGCCGGAATTGTCTTTTATTGA
- a CDS encoding AI-2E family transporter, with product MNPLFDKPFTFDRVARILFGLAVISGVIYLIAVLRNALLPFLIAWLLAYMMQPFVKFFQYKVKLKSRLLSILAVLVSTLLVISLVGVVIVPSVTQEVNRTLELMQEHNRGYGHIPMIPQSWAEYLEKNIDPDQLAQLLSKENIEKAVKQIAPKMWIVLTNTFSILFSITIVFVIFLYFIFILLDYERIVNGWIRLIPERYRPFVQGLADDVEYSMNRYFRGQSLIALCVGILFAIGFKIVGFPLAVILGLFIGFLNLIPYMQTIGIIPMILLSLLKAAETGENFWLIFGSGILVLCVVQCIQDLYLTPRIMGKAMGLNPAIILLSLSIWGTLLGFIGLIIALPLTTLFLSYYKRFILMEEDQSLVEKHELSKVQKKKTPPKE from the coding sequence ATGAACCCATTGTTTGATAAACCGTTCACATTCGACAGGGTGGCACGTATTCTGTTCGGCCTGGCTGTTATCAGCGGCGTCATCTATCTGATCGCCGTCCTGCGAAATGCTTTGTTACCTTTCCTGATTGCCTGGCTGCTGGCTTATATGATGCAACCGTTCGTCAAGTTCTTCCAGTATAAAGTCAAACTAAAAAGCCGTTTGCTGTCTATCCTGGCCGTTCTCGTGTCCACCCTTCTGGTGATTTCGTTGGTGGGCGTCGTAATCGTCCCTTCTGTTACCCAAGAGGTCAACCGGACTTTGGAACTGATGCAGGAACATAACAGGGGCTACGGGCATATCCCGATGATACCGCAGTCATGGGCGGAATACCTGGAAAAAAATATCGATCCGGACCAGTTGGCACAGCTCCTGAGCAAAGAGAACATAGAAAAGGCGGTCAAACAGATCGCTCCCAAAATGTGGATAGTGCTGACCAATACTTTCTCCATCCTGTTCAGTATCACGATCGTGTTTGTAATCTTCCTCTACTTCATCTTTATCCTGCTGGATTACGAACGGATTGTCAACGGCTGGATCCGCCTGATCCCCGAACGTTACCGTCCTTTTGTCCAAGGGCTGGCCGACGATGTCGAATACAGCATGAACCGCTATTTCCGCGGACAGTCGTTGATTGCTTTATGCGTCGGTATCCTCTTCGCCATCGGATTTAAGATCGTCGGCTTCCCGCTAGCTGTTATCCTGGGGCTATTCATCGGTTTCCTCAACCTCATTCCTTATATGCAAACGATCGGCATTATCCCGATGATCTTGCTGAGTCTCCTCAAAGCTGCGGAGACCGGGGAAAACTTTTGGCTGATCTTCGGATCGGGAATTCTTGTCCTTTGCGTCGTGCAGTGTATACAAGACTTGTATCTCACTCCCCGTATTATGGGAAAGGCAATGGGTCTGAATCCTGCCATCATCCTTCTTTCTTTATCCATTTGGGGAACTTTATTAGGTTTTATCGGCTTAATCATCGCTCTCCCCCTGACAACCCTCTTTCTTTCTTATTACAAACGTTTTATACTTATGGAGGAAGACCAGTCTCTCGTAGAGAAGCATGAGTTATCAAAGGTTCAAAAGAAAAAAACACCCCCAAAAGAATAA
- a CDS encoding ABC transporter permease produces MNGTNLIKIAVRALANNKLRGFLTMLGIIIGVASVITMLAIGQGSKRSIQAQISEMGSNMIMIHPGADVRGGVRQDASAMETLKLQDYENIVDETRFVSAVSPSVNSSGQAIYGANNAPTTVYGISPDYLEIRRYKVEDGDMFTEQDIQTAAKVCVVGKTVVDNLFPDGGNPVGKVIRFQKLPFRIVGVLESKGYNSMGMDQDDLILAPYTTIQKKVLAITHLQGITCSALKEEYTDQAIDEITEILRRNHKLKESDDDDFTIRSQQELSTMLTSTTDMMTVLLAAVAGISLLVGGIGIMNIMYVSVTERTREIGLRMSIGAKGIDILAQFLIESILISVTGGLIGVVFGVGAALVVNGVAHFPIFIQPWSVILSFAVCTVTGVFFGWYPAKKAAQLDPIEAIRYE; encoded by the coding sequence ATGAACGGAACAAACCTAATAAAAATAGCCGTCCGGGCACTCGCCAACAACAAGTTGCGCGGCTTCCTCACAATGCTGGGGATCATTATCGGCGTAGCCTCCGTAATCACGATGCTTGCCATCGGACAAGGCTCGAAGCGAAGCATCCAGGCACAGATCAGCGAGATGGGTTCCAACATGATCATGATACATCCGGGGGCCGACGTGCGGGGAGGTGTCCGGCAGGACGCCTCCGCGATGGAAACCCTGAAGCTGCAAGATTACGAAAACATTGTGGATGAAACACGCTTTGTCTCAGCCGTCTCTCCTTCCGTCAACAGTAGCGGACAGGCGATCTACGGTGCCAACAACGCTCCGACCACAGTCTACGGCATCAGTCCCGACTACCTGGAGATACGACGCTACAAAGTCGAAGACGGTGACATGTTCACCGAACAGGATATCCAAACGGCTGCCAAAGTATGCGTGGTCGGCAAAACCGTCGTCGACAACCTCTTCCCTGACGGCGGCAACCCGGTAGGCAAGGTCATACGTTTTCAGAAATTACCTTTCCGCATTGTAGGCGTGCTGGAAAGCAAAGGATACAACAGCATGGGAATGGACCAGGACGACCTAATCTTAGCTCCATACACAACTATTCAGAAAAAGGTCCTGGCCATCACCCATCTGCAAGGCATTACCTGTTCGGCTCTCAAAGAGGAATACACCGACCAGGCCATCGACGAGATTACCGAAATACTCCGCCGCAACCATAAGTTGAAGGAAAGCGACGATGATGATTTTACCATCCGTAGCCAGCAGGAGTTGAGCACAATGTTGACAAGCACTACGGATATGATGACCGTGCTGTTGGCGGCTGTGGCGGGTATTTCGCTGCTCGTAGGCGGTATAGGGATTATGAACATCATGTACGTCAGCGTAACCGAGCGTACACGTGAGATCGGCCTCCGCATGAGTATCGGGGCAAAAGGCATAGACATCCTGGCACAGTTCCTGATCGAGTCCATCCTGATCAGTGTGACAGGTGGTCTGATAGGTGTAGTCTTTGGAGTGGGCGCGGCCCTTGTCGTGAACGGGGTCGCCCACTTTCCGATCTTCATCCAGCCTTGGAGCGTCATCCTGTCGTTCGCCGTATGTACCGTCACCGGTGTATTCTTCGGATGGTATCCGGCCAAAAAGGCGGCACAGCTCGACCCGATAGAGGCCATACGGTATGAATAA